A genomic segment from Ancylothrix sp. D3o encodes:
- a CDS encoding Rho termination factor N-terminal domain-containing protein, which produces MTTQFQKMTVKELIALCRENNITGYSNSLCKGKSELVAFIHEKYVESEAANAFVEEWVKAYPWCFDSEVGDVERQVSKVTALKRDDAEGRWT; this is translated from the coding sequence ATGACAACGCAATTTCAAAAAATGACCGTCAAAGAACTAATTGCCTTATGTCGGGAAAACAACATCACCGGCTACTCTAACTCCCTTTGCAAAGGAAAAAGCGAACTCGTCGCTTTCATCCATGAAAAATATGTTGAGTCAGAGGCGGCTAATGCTTTTGTAGAGGAATGGGTCAAAGCGTACCCTTGGTGTTTCGATAGTGAGGTTGGTGATGTTGAGCGGCAGGTTAGTAAAGTTACTGCGTTGAAACGCGATGACGCAGAAGGGAGATGGACGTAA